AATGACCCGACCTTCCTGCCCTTCCTGGAGGCCGACCCCTTGCAACCCCGGCGACTGCCAACGGCGTGGGTGGGAGCGTTGATGGCTTGGGTGAAACGTATCGAGGCCGCGCCTGCCAGCGCTCGGCGCCCATTGATCGTGCAAGGCGAGGCGGACGGTACGGTGGATTGGCCATACAACCTCGAGGTGCTCAAGGCCAAGTTCGATGAGCCGCAGATCCTGCTGCTGCCTGACGCCCGTCACCACCTGGCCAACGAGCTGCCGGGTATCCGCCAGCGTTATTTCGACTTCATCGGCCAGCGCCTGGGCTGACTACTTCAGGTCTGCGCCGTTCTGGCCGACCGCCAGGCCTGCGCGCACGGCGGCCACGGCGGCCTGGTAGTAGGCCTTGCCTTGCGGCGATTCGGCGAAGGTGGCGAACTCTTCGAGTTCGGCGTCGGACAGGTCGCGATAGACATACAGCAAGGTGTTGTTGAGGTCTTCGCCGATCTGGTTCATCAGCCGTTGCCGTTGCCCATCGAGCAGGCCCTGGGCTTGGCCGCCGCCGAACAGGCCGGGGATCATCGAACTCAAGCTGTCGGCAGCCACCCCGGCAATCGCCAGGCTGACTTCGGCACCCGCTTCGCGTGCGGGCAGGGCCTGTGCCAGGTGGCCGATGATCAGCGTGCGGTTGTCGCTGGCCTGCATCTTCGGCAGGCCTTTGGCATTCTTGGCCAGTTGATCCTTGCGCGTGGCCAGCAGTTCGGCGGCGACGATCTTGCGCCCCAGCGGAGACTGGAAGAAGGCCAGCGCCGGTGCCGGATCAGGCAGGGCGGCACGTAGTTGTGACTGGGCCCGCCGGTCCATGGCTTGGGCCTGGAAGCGTTGATTGCTGTTGTTGACCAGCGCCTGGTAGACCGCTGGCGGCAGGCTGTTGCGGTAGCGCTGCTGGGCGGCGCTCAGGGCGTGGCTGAAATGGGCGCGCTGATCGGGCCAGCCGGCAGCCTTGTACAGTTGATCGAGGCTGTCTGCCCAGACAGGCACGGTGCAGATCATCAGCAAAAACAGGGAAAACAGACGGCGCATTAAGGACTCCTGTCGGCAGGTGGCTATTGTCCGTGGCTAAATGCCGGTTTGTCGAGATAGGCGCGTGTTTCTCGGCCAAGTGGCGCTGTGCGAGTGCAGGGCTTATGGATATGATGCGCGCCATGCACATATCCCCTGAACACCCGATGCTTGCGGCCGTCGTCGACGATCTGGCCACCCATGGCTGGTCGCAGCAGGCGCTGTTCTTGCCTGCCGATCTGGTGCGCGCGCTGGCAACTGAATGCCGGCGCCGCGATGCCGAAGGCGAACTCAACCCCGCCGGGGTTGGGCGCGGTGTCGCCCAGGAAGTGCGCGAGGCCATCCGCGGTGATCAGATCCAGTGGA
The Pseudomonas sp. KU43P genome window above contains:
- a CDS encoding DUF2059 domain-containing protein yields the protein MRRLFSLFLLMICTVPVWADSLDQLYKAAGWPDQRAHFSHALSAAQQRYRNSLPPAVYQALVNNSNQRFQAQAMDRRAQSQLRAALPDPAPALAFFQSPLGRKIVAAELLATRKDQLAKNAKGLPKMQASDNRTLIIGHLAQALPAREAGAEVSLAIAGVAADSLSSMIPGLFGGGQAQGLLDGQRQRLMNQIGEDLNNTLLYVYRDLSDAELEEFATFAESPQGKAYYQAAVAAVRAGLAVGQNGADLK